CGACCGGCTCGAACGTCTTACCGACGGGCTACGCCGCGCGACGGGCACGCGTCTGACCACGAGCCATGCGCTCCGGGCGCTGCTCGCGCTCGTCGAGCCGGCCATCGATGAACTCGGCCTGATCAGATCACCGACAGAGGCGATGTACCTTCCCAACAACGCCCCGCGGTTCGATGGGGAACGCCGACGGTTCGAGCAATCCTTAGCAGGGATGATTCGTGCCGCGTGGTCCGCGCGGCGCGTCTGACCACGCCGCCGCCCACGGGCTCGCGTGCCGCTCCCCCTCGCCCCGGCTGCGGAGAGCGAGGGCCCGCCGTCTACCACCGCCACCCCAAAGGCCGCGGCCAGTCGCGGCTGCGCCGCTTGGTGTCACGCCCTTTGCCTTCGGTGCATCCGCCCCGACGGCGAGCCATCCCTCGCATCGCAAGAACCTCAACCGGCCCTGCCTCTCTTACGAGAGGGCCGGTCGAGGTTCCGTGTGGGGGACCCACCTAAGGCCTTTGAGACGAACACGAGCGCCGGGGTGATTCGCGCCGACGCCGCAACAAAGTGGAGGAACACATGCTACTGATGACAGAAGAACTGCGGCGCAAGCTGCCGCCCCTATACAGTACGGAGCACTCGCCGGAAGTCGTCGCGCTCGCCAAATTCTTTACGCCGTGGTCCGACTGGACGTGGTACGCCGTCGAGTTTGACGGCATGGACACATTCTTTGGGCTCGTCGAGGGATTCGAGCGCGAGTGGGGATACTTCAGTCTGAGCGAGCTGGAGTCCACGCGCGGACCCGGGGGGTTCAGTATCCAGCGGGACTACTTTTTCGAGCCCATGGTGCTCAGCAAGCGCTCCGGCGCTCTCGGCGGAGAGACCCCCGCTCAGCCGTTGACTTCGACCGACGGAGCGTGCGATGAGTAGCCGCGTCGACGCCCGGTGTGAGCTCGCCACTTCACACCAGCCCGAGCATCCACGCAGCAGCCTGCGGACCGCCGCGCAACGAGCCCGCATCCACGCGAAGGCGATGAGCTCGATGCTTTCGGTGCCGCTTCGGAATCCGGCATGGGGGAACGCGGGCTACCGCGGCAACTGCGATGGCACGCTCATCAAGAATCTCATTCTTCGATATGACGGCGTGCGCTCCATCGCCGACCCGATGGAAGGCTCGGGCACGACACGCGACGTGGTCGCATGGCTCAACGGCCAGCTCGGGCTCGGACTCACCTACTGGGGTGGAGACCTTCGCAGCGGGTTCAATCTGCTC
This region of Phycisphaeraceae bacterium genomic DNA includes:
- a CDS encoding DUF2958 domain-containing protein, with protein sequence MLLMTEELRRKLPPLYSTEHSPEVVALAKFFTPWSDWTWYAVEFDGMDTFFGLVEGFEREWGYFSLSELESTRGPGGFSIQRDYFFEPMVLSKRSGALGGETPAQPLTSTDGACDE